A region from the Flexibacter flexilis DSM 6793 genome encodes:
- a CDS encoding NADH-quinone oxidoreductase subunit A, whose amino-acid sequence MKESYLPSDYLPIIVQFVAALGFVVTSIIATHLLGPKRNSQVKDESWECGIEAHGDARTPISIKYFLIAILFVLFDVEIIFMYPWAVNFKEFVKESQGGFAIFGEMLLFMGTLLAGFYYIIKKGVLKWE is encoded by the coding sequence ATGAAAGAATCTTATTTACCTTCTGACTATCTGCCTATTATTGTTCAGTTTGTGGCAGCTTTAGGCTTTGTGGTTACTTCCATTATTGCTACGCACTTGCTCGGCCCTAAGCGTAACAGCCAAGTAAAAGACGAATCTTGGGAATGCGGTATTGAAGCACATGGTGATGCGCGTACACCTATCTCTATTAAGTACTTTTTGATAGCTATTCTTTTTGTACTTTTTGACGTGGAGATTATCTTCATGTATCCTTGGGCAGTCAATTTCAAAGAGTTTGTAAAAGAAAGCCAAGGCGGTTTTGCTATTTTCGGAGAAATGCTCCTGTTCATGGGTACGCTTTTAGCAGGCTTTTATTACATTATCAAAAAAGGCGTATTGAAGTGGGAATAG
- a CDS encoding beta-ketoacyl-ACP synthase III has translation MKKSKIVGIGHYVPENVITNEYLSTKMATSDEWITERTGIKERRFFTLGEDTVANMGTRATKLALERAGLQAKDIDFIVFATITPDYYFPGSGVLLGRELELEGIPALDIRNQCSGFVYALSIADQFIRTGMYKTILVVGSEIQSSILNISDEGRGMAVIFGDGAGAVILQATEEEGKGILSTHLHADGRFAEELIVKAPSSSMPNRRYPDVQQLTDLSEAEPYMNGNAVFKHAVTRLNEAVQEALSTNNYTADDIDLLVPHQANARITNYLRDTLKLPENKVVSNIHKYGNTTAASIPIAMSEAWAEGRIKENDLICLAAFGSGFTWASALIRW, from the coding sequence ATGAAAAAAAGTAAAATTGTAGGGATTGGTCATTACGTCCCCGAGAATGTTATTACTAATGAATATCTTTCCACGAAGATGGCTACGTCCGATGAGTGGATTACCGAGCGAACGGGAATTAAAGAACGCCGTTTCTTCACTTTGGGAGAAGATACGGTAGCCAACATGGGCACACGTGCCACCAAATTAGCCCTCGAAAGAGCGGGCCTCCAAGCCAAAGACATTGATTTTATTGTATTTGCTACCATTACCCCCGATTATTATTTCCCTGGCTCTGGCGTTTTGCTTGGCCGCGAGCTGGAACTGGAAGGCATACCCGCGTTAGATATTCGCAACCAATGTTCGGGGTTTGTGTATGCCCTCTCAATTGCCGACCAATTTATTCGTACAGGAATGTACAAAACCATTTTGGTAGTTGGCTCAGAAATCCAGTCATCTATTCTCAATATCAGCGATGAGGGCAGAGGGATGGCCGTTATTTTTGGCGATGGGGCAGGAGCTGTTATTCTGCAAGCTACTGAGGAGGAAGGCAAAGGCATTTTGTCCACGCATCTACACGCCGATGGGCGTTTTGCCGAAGAGCTTATCGTAAAAGCACCGAGCAGCAGCATGCCAAACCGCCGTTATCCTGACGTACAGCAACTCACCGATTTGTCGGAAGCAGAGCCTTATATGAATGGAAATGCCGTGTTCAAACATGCGGTTACGCGTCTGAACGAAGCCGTACAGGAAGCTCTCAGCACCAACAATTACACCGCAGACGACATTGATTTGCTTGTGCCACACCAAGCTAACGCACGCATTACCAATTATTTACGCGATACGCTCAAACTCCCCGAAAACAAAGTAGTGAGCAATATTCACAAATACGGCAACACGACCGCCGCTTCTATCCCAATTGCCATGAGCGAGGCTTGGGCGGAAGGGCGCATCAAAGAAAACGACCTGATTTGTTTGGCGGCTTTCGGTAGCGGCTTTACGTGGGCATCAGCTCTTATCCGCTGGTAA
- a CDS encoding YfiR family protein, whose product MAISKNDRILGYTITSNFMLKTIYKLYIGGIITLLLTTAMQTPKTEYAVKGAILCKICSYAKWPALNNDIFVIGIVGRLPEGAQISIPTNYQIAGKNVELRKIDNQSQVLQCNAIFVCEQTTSSVQNIIELAHKNEILTFCDKESVFQQGSMFYLVMVGSKVKFEINRKSIRESNVSLSAPIYEVALRIIE is encoded by the coding sequence TTGGCAATTTCAAAAAATGATAGAATATTAGGCTATACAATCACTTCTAATTTTATGCTCAAAACTATCTATAAATTGTATATTGGGGGGATTATTACCCTGTTATTGACAACCGCCATGCAAACCCCAAAAACGGAGTATGCGGTAAAGGGAGCGATTTTATGCAAAATATGCAGTTATGCCAAATGGCCTGCTCTGAATAATGACATATTTGTTATTGGTATTGTGGGGCGTTTACCTGAAGGTGCACAAATTAGCATTCCGACAAATTATCAAATAGCTGGCAAAAATGTAGAATTGCGTAAAATAGATAATCAATCTCAGGTGTTGCAATGCAATGCCATCTTTGTTTGTGAGCAAACGACAAGCTCTGTACAGAATATTATTGAATTAGCTCATAAAAACGAGATTCTTACTTTTTGCGATAAAGAAAGTGTGTTTCAGCAAGGCTCTATGTTTTATTTGGTCATGGTTGGCTCTAAGGTCAAGTTTGAAATTAATCGAAAATCTATTCGAGAATCTAACGTAAGTTTGAGTGCTCCTATTTATGAAGTCGCTCTCCGAATCATTGAGTAA
- a CDS encoding ATP-binding protein, protein MSKFSLKGFIQNLSIRNKIIGSTQLIFLIVIILSFAIVVPREIHLMRENLIKRNEVAIDIVSKNIAAALEFEDTDMAYGYLHSFDSFEELKDAVVLDASGNLFAEYHKDSTSIPPVAELKRKAGTFYDGQYLIITKPIYKTKIDQPQGSIVVRCTTIELTQQIEYLFILMGILILSMFVLVGIFSFFLQGLISKPIVDLADVADRISKERDYSIRVRKLGDDETGRLYDRFNGMLEQIGARDHAIRALNDELTHASKEAIQAQDEAIKAKEEAIKAKEMAENANRIKSQFLANMSHELRTPLNGVLGYAQLLAEQQDIPEKHREKISIINRSGMHLLTLINDILDITKIEVGKMELHPEEFEINHFLEGIYNLFSLKCEKKRLTLEVNVDANVPQYLRADAGKLRQCIINLMGNAVKFTQTGKVSLRVSLDPSGQVRFSVQDTGRGIPSDKIEEIVQPFKQHYDQLNTEGGTGLGLAITKNYVEMMGGFLKIESELNRGSIFTFAIDVEVIEKAERANSSANKKIVGYNRPQPVKVLVVDGNPVNLDIAEKLLTLYHFQIETATNGLIAIEKAEQFMPDVILMDIKMDVMGGEQSTQIIKAKEWGKRMKIIALTASVFNNRRQEFFDIGFDEFMSKPYKAETLVETIAHQIGLELQYSDISEPEHSKRDYFAFDTEQIEQLHTLLNKNTIEKLTELVEDGDYQKLEKLIDTLPFADNEIVSKFKAYVSREAKEFNFDKIDDIIGRLATLG, encoded by the coding sequence ATGTCAAAATTTTCGCTAAAGGGATTTATTCAGAATTTATCTATCAGAAACAAAATTATTGGTTCTACACAGCTTATATTTCTGATAGTCATTATTTTAAGTTTTGCAATAGTTGTTCCTCGTGAAATACATTTGATGCGCGAAAACCTCATCAAACGTAATGAAGTTGCCATAGACATTGTGAGTAAAAACATTGCCGCTGCTCTCGAATTTGAGGATACTGATATGGCATATGGCTATTTGCACAGCTTTGATTCTTTTGAAGAATTAAAGGATGCAGTAGTGCTTGATGCCAGCGGCAATTTATTTGCTGAATATCATAAAGATTCTACCAGTATTCCGCCAGTTGCGGAGCTAAAGCGAAAAGCTGGCACTTTTTACGATGGCCAATACCTAATTATTACCAAGCCGATCTACAAAACCAAAATAGACCAGCCGCAAGGCTCTATCGTGGTGCGTTGTACGACCATAGAACTCACGCAACAAATTGAATATCTGTTTATTCTGATGGGGATACTCATTTTGTCGATGTTTGTATTGGTTGGAATTTTTTCATTCTTTTTGCAAGGCCTCATTTCCAAACCCATCGTGGATTTGGCTGATGTTGCCGACCGTATTTCCAAAGAAAGGGATTATTCTATTCGTGTGAGGAAGTTAGGCGACGACGAAACAGGCCGCCTCTACGACCGATTTAATGGAATGTTGGAGCAAATCGGCGCACGCGATCACGCTATTCGCGCGCTCAATGATGAGCTTACACACGCCAGCAAAGAAGCGATTCAGGCACAAGACGAGGCCATCAAAGCCAAAGAAGAAGCCATCAAGGCCAAAGAAATGGCCGAAAATGCCAACCGTATCAAATCACAGTTTTTGGCCAACATGAGCCACGAACTACGCACGCCACTCAATGGCGTATTGGGTTATGCACAACTGTTGGCAGAGCAGCAAGATATTCCCGAAAAACATCGTGAAAAAATTAGCATTATCAATCGAAGCGGAATGCACTTGCTCACGCTTATCAACGATATTTTGGATATTACCAAAATTGAGGTGGGTAAAATGGAATTGCACCCCGAAGAATTTGAAATCAACCATTTCTTGGAAGGTATTTATAATTTATTCAGCCTAAAATGCGAGAAAAAACGACTTACTTTAGAGGTAAATGTAGATGCAAATGTTCCTCAATATTTGCGTGCTGATGCGGGCAAGCTGCGTCAGTGTATCATAAACCTGATGGGCAACGCCGTAAAATTCACGCAAACTGGCAAAGTCAGCCTACGTGTTAGCCTTGATCCCAGCGGACAAGTTCGCTTCTCGGTACAAGATACAGGGCGCGGCATTCCTTCGGATAAAATTGAGGAAATTGTCCAGCCATTTAAGCAACATTATGACCAACTCAACACGGAAGGCGGCACAGGTTTGGGACTTGCCATTACCAAAAACTATGTAGAAATGATGGGCGGTTTCTTAAAAATAGAAAGCGAGTTGAATAGAGGCAGCATTTTTACTTTTGCCATAGATGTAGAAGTCATTGAAAAGGCGGAAAGAGCAAACTCGTCTGCTAACAAGAAAATTGTGGGTTATAACCGTCCGCAGCCAGTCAAAGTATTGGTAGTGGACGGCAATCCTGTTAATTTGGACATAGCCGAAAAGCTCCTGACACTCTATCATTTTCAAATAGAAACGGCCACTAACGGACTTATCGCCATCGAAAAAGCAGAACAATTTATGCCTGATGTTATTTTGATGGATATAAAAATGGACGTAATGGGTGGAGAGCAATCTACGCAAATTATCAAGGCAAAAGAATGGGGTAAACGCATGAAAATCATTGCATTAACTGCTAGTGTTTTTAATAATCGTCGCCAAGAATTTTTTGATATAGGCTTTGATGAGTTTATGTCCAAGCCGTACAAAGCCGAAACTTTGGTCGAAACTATTGCCCATCAAATAGGATTAGAATTACAATATTCAGATATTAGCGAACCAGAACATTCTAAACGCGATTATTTTGCTTTTGATACAGAGCAAATCGAACAATTGCATACACTCCTAAACAAAAATACTATTGAGAAATTAACGGAACTGGTGGAAGATGGAGACTATCAAAAATTAGAAAAACTAATTGATACTTTACCCTT
- a CDS encoding LOG family protein, whose product MTEINLNEDEQKIRKAFQTRDWNEIKTNDSWTIFKVMSEFVSAFEKLAEIGPCVSIFGSARTKADNPYYKMAEEIAAKLVRHGYGVITGGGPGIMEAGNKGAYQQGGKSVGLNIVLPFEQFNNQYIDRDKMLNFDYFFVRKVMFMKYAQGFIVMPGGMGTLDELFEAITLIQTKKIARFPIVLVGRSYWEGLFKWIEDVMLNQEHNINAEDLNLINIVDTPTEAVKVIDDFYSKYMLKPNF is encoded by the coding sequence ATGACAGAAATCAATTTGAACGAAGACGAACAAAAAATACGCAAAGCGTTTCAAACACGCGATTGGAACGAGATAAAAACAAACGACTCTTGGACGATTTTTAAGGTAATGTCTGAGTTTGTGAGTGCATTTGAAAAATTAGCAGAAATAGGCCCTTGCGTGTCGATATTTGGCTCTGCTCGCACCAAAGCCGACAACCCATATTATAAAATGGCTGAAGAAATTGCAGCCAAACTCGTAAGACATGGTTACGGCGTAATTACTGGCGGTGGCCCAGGTATCATGGAAGCAGGTAATAAAGGTGCATACCAACAAGGCGGCAAGTCCGTAGGTCTGAATATTGTGCTTCCTTTCGAACAATTTAATAATCAATACATTGACCGCGACAAAATGCTCAATTTTGATTATTTCTTCGTAAGAAAAGTAATGTTTATGAAATACGCGCAAGGCTTTATCGTCATGCCAGGCGGTATGGGTACACTCGACGAATTGTTTGAGGCGATTACGCTTATTCAAACGAAAAAAATCGCACGTTTCCCGATTGTATTAGTAGGTCGTAGCTACTGGGAAGGTCTTTTCAAGTGGATTGAAGACGTAATGCTCAACCAAGAACATAACATCAATGCAGAAGATTTGAACCTGATTAATATCGTGGATACCCCGACGGAAGCCGTAAAGGTGATCGACGATTTTTATTCAAAATATATGCTCAAACCAAACTTTTAA
- a CDS encoding NADH-quinone oxidoreductase subunit B: MVKMEDAPQGVEGAGFFATSLDQVVGMARKNSLWPLPFATSCCGIEFMATMAATYDIARFGSERPSFSPRQADLLMVMGTIAKKMAPVVRQVYEQMAEPRWVIAVGACASSGGIFDTYSVLQGIDRVVPVDVYVPGCPPRPEQIIEGLLKIQELAATESVRRRNAPEYQQLLASYNIK; this comes from the coding sequence ATGGTAAAAATGGAAGATGCCCCTCAGGGTGTAGAAGGAGCTGGGTTCTTTGCTACATCTTTAGACCAAGTGGTAGGTATGGCGCGTAAAAATTCACTATGGCCATTACCTTTTGCTACTTCTTGTTGTGGTATTGAGTTTATGGCCACGATGGCTGCCACTTACGACATTGCGCGTTTTGGTTCGGAAAGACCAAGTTTCTCGCCTCGCCAAGCCGATTTGTTGATGGTAATGGGCACAATCGCCAAGAAAATGGCACCAGTTGTGCGTCAAGTGTACGAACAAATGGCCGAACCTCGTTGGGTGATTGCCGTAGGTGCTTGCGCTTCAAGCGGTGGTATTTTTGATACTTACAGCGTGTTGCAAGGTATTGACCGCGTAGTGCCTGTGGACGTATATGTGCCAGGTTGTCCGCCTCGTCCCGAACAAATCATCGAAGGGCTACTCAAAATACAGGAGTTGGCTGCTACCGAGTCGGTTCGTCGTCGTAACGCTCCCGAATACCAACAGTTGTTGGCTTCTTACAATATTAAATAA
- a CDS encoding NADH-quinone oxidoreductase subunit C, producing the protein MLTNQAVIEDIKQKFGDAIADVHEPYELLTFTTTRENIVALLEYLRDHQEFQYIFLTTMCGVHFPDRKGEELSVVYQLHSLVHNHRLRIKIFFPIEDAVVPTITGLWPAANWMEREAYDFFGIVFSGHPNLIRVLNMEDMDYFPLRKEYPVEDPMRRDKEDAMFGR; encoded by the coding sequence ATGCTTACCAATCAAGCTGTAATCGAAGATATTAAGCAAAAGTTCGGCGATGCTATTGCCGATGTGCACGAACCCTATGAGCTACTGACTTTCACTACCACGCGTGAAAACATCGTGGCTTTGTTGGAATATCTGCGCGACCACCAAGAATTCCAGTATATATTTCTGACCACCATGTGCGGCGTGCATTTCCCCGACCGCAAAGGTGAGGAGTTGAGTGTCGTGTATCAATTGCACAGCCTTGTGCATAATCACCGCTTGCGTATCAAAATATTCTTCCCTATCGAAGATGCCGTTGTGCCAACTATTACAGGTCTATGGCCTGCGGCCAACTGGATGGAACGCGAAGCATACGACTTCTTCGGAATTGTATTTTCGGGACACCCTAATCTTATCCGTGTGCTCAACATGGAAGATATGGATTATTTCCCACTTCGTAAGGAGTATCCCGTAGAAGACCCAATGCGCCGCGACAAAGAAGACGCAATGTTTGGACGATAA
- a CDS encoding tRNA-binding protein, producing the protein MANENTLTWADFEKVEMRVGTILKAEVFEKAKRPAYKLEIDFGQDIGIRKSSAQITQRYTPEDLIGKQIVAVINFPTKQIANFWSECLVLAAVGDNDGTTLLTPDKFVVNGLKIS; encoded by the coding sequence ATGGCGAACGAAAATACACTAACATGGGCAGATTTTGAGAAAGTAGAAATGCGCGTAGGCACTATCCTGAAGGCAGAAGTTTTTGAGAAAGCCAAACGTCCCGCCTACAAACTCGAAATTGACTTTGGGCAAGACATTGGCATACGCAAATCTTCAGCTCAAATTACGCAACGTTACACACCCGAAGATCTAATAGGTAAGCAAATTGTGGCCGTTATTAACTTCCCGACCAAGCAAATTGCTAATTTTTGGAGTGAATGTCTGGTGTTAGCAGCCGTAGGAGATAACGATGGAACGACCTTGCTCACGCCCGACAAATTTGTGGTAAATGGCTTAAAAATAAGTTAG
- a CDS encoding NADH-quinone oxidoreductase subunit NuoE family protein produces MVETTHNENVQFPAEALKRVQEIISHYPEGKQKSALLPVLHLAQTEWGWCSVPVMDYVASLLSIEPVEVYEVASFYTMFHLEPVGKYVLEVCRTGPCALRGADELVEHLENKLGVKVGETTADKRFTIKTVECLAACGGAPCLQVKLKTFNGDYKYYEDLNPQKVDELIEKEWV; encoded by the coding sequence ATGGTTGAAACAACGCATAACGAAAACGTGCAGTTTCCTGCCGAAGCCCTCAAAAGGGTGCAAGAGATTATTAGTCATTACCCAGAAGGAAAGCAAAAATCTGCCCTTTTGCCCGTATTGCACTTGGCACAAACTGAATGGGGCTGGTGTAGCGTTCCCGTAATGGATTATGTGGCTTCTTTGTTGAGCATTGAGCCTGTAGAAGTATATGAGGTTGCCTCTTTCTACACGATGTTTCACTTAGAGCCAGTCGGAAAATATGTGTTAGAAGTTTGTCGCACAGGCCCTTGCGCTTTGCGTGGCGCGGATGAGTTGGTAGAACATTTGGAAAATAAATTGGGCGTGAAAGTAGGCGAAACAACAGCAGACAAACGCTTTACCATCAAAACCGTAGAATGTTTGGCCGCTTGTGGTGGCGCGCCTTGCTTGCAAGTAAAACTCAAAACCTTCAACGGTGATTATAAATATTACGAAGACCTCAACCCGCAAAAGGTTGATGAGCTTATCGAAAAAGAGTGGGTGTAA
- a CDS encoding NADH-quinone oxidoreductase subunit D: MSEIKLNNNPANEAEVVSYINELTTLNLGPTHPATHGIFQNILQMDGEKIVSAVPTIGYIHRAFEKLAERRNLYQITTLTDRMNYCSSPINNLGWHMTVEKLLGVDVPKRAQYIRVIMMELARIADHLICNSILGVDSGAFTGFLYVFQEREKIYDIYEEVCGARLTTNMGRIGGMERDLSPVAIQKIKDFIKGFKPVMQEFESLMNRNRIFVDRIKDVGGISPERALQYGFTGPNLRAAGVDYDVRVMNPYSSYQDFEFDIPVGTKGDTYDRYLVRNEEIWQSVRIIEQALNNLPAGDYHANASHYYLPPKEEVYRNMEALIYHFKIVMGEIDAPVGEVYHSVEGGNGELGFYLISDGGRTPYRLHFRRPCFIYYQAYPEMIKDTMLSDAILILSSLNVIAGELDA; this comes from the coding sequence ATGTCTGAAATCAAATTGAATAACAACCCTGCCAATGAAGCTGAGGTTGTCTCTTATATAAACGAACTTACAACCCTAAACTTAGGGCCAACGCACCCCGCTACGCACGGTATTTTCCAGAATATCTTGCAAATGGACGGCGAAAAAATCGTTTCGGCTGTGCCGACTATCGGTTACATTCACCGTGCGTTCGAAAAATTGGCAGAACGTCGTAACCTCTACCAAATCACGACCCTAACCGACCGCATGAACTACTGTTCGTCGCCTATCAACAACTTAGGCTGGCACATGACCGTAGAAAAGCTGTTGGGTGTGGACGTGCCTAAGCGTGCGCAATATATCCGCGTAATCATGATGGAGTTGGCGCGTATCGCCGACCACCTGATTTGTAACAGTATCTTGGGTGTGGACTCTGGTGCGTTTACGGGCTTCTTGTACGTTTTCCAAGAAAGAGAAAAAATCTATGATATTTATGAGGAGGTTTGCGGTGCACGTCTTACGACCAATATGGGACGCATCGGCGGCATGGAACGCGACCTTTCTCCAGTAGCCATTCAAAAAATTAAGGATTTTATCAAAGGATTTAAGCCTGTAATGCAGGAGTTTGAATCGTTGATGAATCGTAACCGCATTTTCGTGGACCGCATCAAAGACGTAGGCGGTATTTCGCCAGAACGTGCCTTGCAATATGGCTTTACGGGGCCAAACTTGCGTGCCGCTGGCGTGGACTACGACGTGCGCGTCATGAATCCTTATTCTTCGTACCAAGATTTTGAATTTGATATTCCTGTCGGTACAAAAGGCGATACTTACGACCGCTATTTGGTTCGTAACGAAGAAATTTGGCAAAGTGTACGCATCATTGAGCAAGCCCTTAACAACTTGCCAGCAGGCGACTATCACGCCAACGCTTCGCACTATTATTTGCCGCCCAAAGAAGAAGTTTATCGCAACATGGAAGCTCTTATCTATCACTTCAAGATAGTAATGGGCGAAATAGATGCACCAGTAGGAGAGGTTTACCACTCCGTAGAAGGTGGCAACGGTGAGTTAGGTTTCTATCTTATCAGCGACGGTGGCCGCACGCCATACCGTTTACATTTCCGTCGTCCGTGCTTTATATACTATCAGGCTTACCCTGAAATGATTAAAGACACGATGCTTTCGGACGCTATCCTTATCCTCAGTAGCTTAAACGTGATAGCGGGAGAGTTAGATGCCTAA
- a CDS encoding lytic transglycosylase domain-containing protein, producing the protein MASLFDTDSFSEKNKRFWSNIGLWLQRYQTYFFLSLIALLIGYHLYSRLPNTPQFSPLQSSRYQVYSLEIPEDLNFAGESVPLRDIDIYERFDKEFHMNAYWQSNTILLIKRANRWFPQVEPILQQYEVPEDFKYVMAVESMFENVSSPRGAAGFWQLMPASAREFGLEVNEEVDERYHPIKATHAACQYFKRAKRSLTNWTSTLASYNVGMGGLSRVMREQKMKSYYSVLINQETARYVFRVLALKIVMEDPEKYGFIINPRHLYKIEPTREVRVNKTIPSLTDFAIAQGISYKILKQYNPWLRKNRLTVKDGKSYVILIPTNPALNETLETNIVFPDSLMGDTAMMESPADSMALDENGFAVPANDQKESSPATEPQENSSDPKEVLHTVRNGESLSEIAAKYNVKAASIMKANNISKENHIRKGQVLKIVME; encoded by the coding sequence ATGGCATCATTATTCGATACAGATTCTTTTTCAGAAAAAAACAAACGATTTTGGAGCAATATTGGCCTTTGGCTGCAACGCTATCAAACGTATTTTTTTTTAAGTCTCATCGCCTTACTGATTGGCTATCACTTATATAGCCGCTTGCCCAATACGCCGCAATTCAGTCCGTTACAAAGTTCTCGCTATCAAGTTTATTCTTTAGAAATTCCCGAAGATTTGAATTTTGCAGGCGAATCTGTTCCGCTCCGCGACATAGATATTTATGAGCGATTCGACAAAGAATTTCACATGAATGCCTACTGGCAATCCAACACGATTTTGCTTATCAAACGTGCGAACCGTTGGTTTCCGCAAGTAGAACCGATCTTGCAGCAATACGAAGTTCCCGAAGATTTTAAATACGTGATGGCTGTTGAGAGTATGTTCGAAAACGTCAGCTCTCCGCGCGGGGCGGCTGGTTTCTGGCAGCTCATGCCCGCTTCGGCTCGCGAATTTGGGTTGGAAGTAAACGAAGAAGTCGATGAACGCTACCACCCGATTAAGGCCACGCACGCGGCTTGCCAATATTTCAAACGCGCCAAACGTTCGCTTACCAACTGGACAAGTACTTTGGCTTCCTACAACGTAGGCATGGGCGGCCTGTCGCGGGTGATGCGCGAACAAAAAATGAAGTCGTATTATAGCGTACTCATCAATCAGGAAACGGCACGTTATGTATTTCGGGTATTAGCACTAAAAATCGTGATGGAAGACCCCGAAAAATACGGCTTTATCATCAACCCGCGCCACCTCTACAAAATAGAACCAACGCGCGAAGTACGTGTAAACAAAACGATTCCAAGTCTTACGGATTTTGCTATTGCTCAAGGAATTAGCTATAAAATTTTGAAGCAATATAACCCTTGGTTGCGCAAAAATAGATTGACGGTAAAAGACGGCAAAAGCTATGTTATTTTGATTCCGACCAATCCCGCATTGAACGAAACATTAGAGACGAACATTGTTTTTCCTGATAGTTTGATGGGCGATACGGCCATGATGGAAAGCCCCGCGGATTCAATGGCTTTAGATGAAAATGGTTTTGCCGTGCCCGCAAACGACCAAAAAGAAAGTAGCCCTGCCACCGAGCCACAAGAAAACAGCAGCGATCCAAAAGAAGTGCTGCATACGGTTCGTAATGGTGAAAGTCTTTCGGAAATAGCCGCCAAATACAACGTAAAGGCCGCCAGCATTATGAAAGCAAACAATATTTCAAAAGAAAACCATATTCGTAAAGGGCAGGTTTTGAAAATTGTGATGGAATAA